A single region of the Gammaproteobacteria bacterium CG11_big_fil_rev_8_21_14_0_20_46_22 genome encodes:
- the accC gene encoding acetyl-CoA carboxylase biotin carboxylase subunit, with translation MFKKVLIANRGEIALRILRACKELNIKTVAIHSDVDRDLKHVLLADETVCIGPAFAGDSYLSIPAVISAAEITNADAIHPGYGFLAENADFAEQIAHSGFTFIGPDAETIRMMGDKVEAKRNMIKLGVPCVPGSEGALGQNKQANLELAEKIGYPVLIKASGGGGGRGMRVVHKAENLIQAIDTTRTEARNAFGNDTVYMEKYLANPRHIEIQVLADGHGQAIHLGERDCSMQRRHQKVIEEAPAPGISEAQRNEIGQRCVDACIAMNYKGAGTFEFLYENSHFYFIEMNTRVQVEHPVTEMVTGVDIIKEQIRIAAGRPLSYKQSDIKLRGHAIECRINAEDPEKFLPSPGTVTFYHPPSGPGIRMDSHLYSGYTVPPHYDSLIAKVIAYGETREFAMARMRNALDEIHVEGIKTNIALHQKLLKDPGFQQGETNIHYLEQVFMAK, from the coding sequence ATGTTTAAAAAAGTCTTGATTGCCAACCGTGGCGAAATTGCATTGCGCATCTTGCGTGCCTGTAAAGAGCTCAACATCAAAACCGTTGCCATACATTCAGACGTTGACCGCGATTTAAAACACGTTCTACTCGCCGATGAAACCGTTTGCATCGGTCCTGCGTTTGCCGGCGACAGCTACCTGAGCATCCCTGCCGTCATCAGCGCCGCAGAGATCACAAATGCCGATGCCATACACCCAGGTTATGGTTTTCTCGCTGAAAATGCAGATTTTGCCGAACAAATCGCTCACAGCGGTTTTACCTTTATTGGACCCGATGCCGAAACCATTCGCATGATGGGCGACAAAGTCGAAGCCAAACGCAATATGATTAAGTTAGGCGTGCCTTGCGTGCCTGGCTCCGAAGGCGCACTGGGCCAAAACAAACAAGCCAACCTTGAACTTGCCGAAAAAATTGGCTATCCCGTTTTAATCAAAGCCTCAGGCGGCGGGGGTGGTCGGGGCATGCGTGTCGTGCATAAAGCTGAAAACCTCATTCAGGCTATCGACACCACACGCACTGAAGCGCGCAACGCGTTTGGTAACGACACGGTTTACATGGAAAAATACCTGGCCAACCCACGACACATTGAAATTCAAGTGCTCGCCGACGGTCACGGCCAAGCCATACATCTGGGCGAGCGCGATTGCTCTATGCAACGTCGCCACCAAAAAGTCATCGAGGAAGCGCCAGCACCCGGCATTAGCGAAGCACAGCGTAATGAGATTGGCCAGCGCTGTGTTGATGCTTGCATCGCCATGAACTACAAGGGCGCCGGCACCTTTGAGTTTCTCTACGAAAACAGCCATTTTTACTTCATCGAAATGAACACCCGTGTCCAAGTTGAGCACCCCGTCACCGAAATGGTCACCGGTGTTGACATTATTAAAGAACAAATCCGCATTGCCGCTGGGCGACCTTTAAGCTACAAGCAAAGCGACATTAAACTGAGAGGCCATGCTATTGAGTGTCGCATCAACGCCGAAGACCCCGAAAAATTCTTGCCTTCACCAGGTACGGTGACATTTTATCACCCACCCAGCGGCCCGGGTATTCGCATGGATTCACACTTATATTCTGGTTACACCGTACCGCCGCATTATGACTCCCTAATTGCTAAAGTGATCGCTTACGGCGAAACCCGTGAATTTGCGATGGCACGCATGCGAAATGCACTCGATGAAATTCACGTTGAGGGCATTAAAACCAACATTGCGCTGCATCAAAAGCTTCTAAAAGACCCTGGTTTTCAGCAAGGTGAAACCAATATCCACTACCTGGAACAGGTCTTCATGGCAAAATGA
- a CDS encoding 3-dehydroquinate dehydratase, whose amino-acid sequence MASILVLHGPNLNLLGRREPSVYGHTTLEEINTKLKSLSSCDIVCLQSNAEHVLIDRIQATLDDSTQIILFNPAAFTHSSIALRDALLATQTPFIEIHLSDIRTREDFRQHSYFSDIAIATYQGHGADSYYKALEHAKHYLTDQQGVIHGHS is encoded by the coding sequence ATGGCAAGCATCCTGGTATTACACGGCCCCAACCTTAACCTGCTGGGACGACGCGAACCCAGTGTTTACGGCCACACAACGCTTGAGGAGATTAACACGAAACTCAAATCCCTCTCAAGCTGCGACATTGTCTGCTTGCAGAGCAACGCTGAGCATGTTCTAATCGACCGAATTCAAGCAACCTTGGATGATAGCACCCAAATCATCCTATTCAATCCAGCGGCCTTTACGCACAGCAGCATCGCACTCCGAGATGCCCTACTGGCCACACAGACGCCTTTCATTGAAATCCACTTAAGCGACATCCGTACACGTGAAGATTTTAGACAGCATTCCTACTTTTCAGATATCGCCATAGCCACCTATCAAGGCCATGGCGCCGATTCGTATTACAAAGCATTAGAGCATGCCAAACACTATTTAACCGACCAACAAGGGGTAATACATGGACATTCGTAA
- a CDS encoding NAD(P)H-quinone oxidoreductase, with product MMNILVLYYSRNGHVQKMAQYIAEGVESVEGANAIVRTVPTVSPNPEKTEAEVPEHGAPYATLEDLVQADGIIVGSPTRFGNMAAPMKYFWDGTAELWAKGSLVNKPASVFTSTASLHGGQETTLLTMMMPLLHHGCLIAGIPYTESSLNTTESGGTPYGSSNHSGTDGKKSISPDEKRLCIAQGKRLAELAKKLSV from the coding sequence CTGATGAATATCTTGGTGTTATACTACTCACGAAATGGCCACGTTCAAAAAATGGCGCAATACATTGCAGAAGGTGTTGAGTCAGTTGAAGGCGCCAACGCTATTGTTCGCACCGTGCCGACCGTCAGCCCAAACCCTGAAAAAACAGAGGCCGAAGTACCCGAACATGGCGCACCCTATGCAACCCTAGAAGATCTTGTTCAAGCCGATGGCATTATTGTTGGCAGTCCAACACGTTTTGGTAACATGGCCGCACCGATGAAATATTTCTGGGATGGTACTGCTGAACTTTGGGCCAAAGGCAGCCTAGTCAATAAGCCGGCTAGCGTCTTTACCTCTACTGCCTCACTGCATGGCGGCCAAGAAACAACACTGCTGACGATGATGATGCCTTTATTGCATCACGGCTGCTTGATTGCCGGCATTCCCTACACAGAAAGTAGTTTAAACACCACAGAAAGTGGCGGCACACCCTATGGCAGCTCGAATCATTCCGGCACTGACGGCAAAAAATCCATTAGCCCCGATGAAAAACGTTTATGCATTGCACAAGGTAAACGTCTCGCGGAGCTTGCGAAAAAACTCAGCGTATGA
- a CDS encoding DNA-binding transcriptional regulator Fis: protein MENLNVMNPVANTDVAEKQPLNESVNHALSTYFSQLGGTTPSGVYDMVMAEVEVPMLKCVLKYTRGNQSKAAKIMGLSRGTLRKKLKIYGMEGRIKDVIA from the coding sequence ATGGAAAACTTAAATGTAATGAACCCCGTCGCTAACACTGATGTGGCTGAAAAACAGCCCCTAAACGAAAGTGTTAATCACGCCTTGTCGACATACTTCAGCCAATTGGGTGGCACAACCCCTAGCGGCGTTTACGACATGGTCATGGCAGAGGTGGAGGTGCCTATGTTGAAGTGTGTATTGAAATACACTCGCGGCAATCAATCAAAAGCCGCCAAAATCATGGGGCTTAGCCGTGGTACATTGCGCAAAAAGCTAAAAATTTACGGCATGGAAGGTCGCATCAAAGACGTTATTGCTTAA
- the prmA gene encoding 50S ribosomal protein L11 methyltransferase — protein MSYYQLAIGALKSEHAQAVEDYLFDTLGADTVTVLKSQAGLLVSNKDDTHPLPDTVTLQAIFTTKPPESALQALYEAQGIPPDNGTLSCHEDQDWQTSFRQHFQPISIADRLWIRPVWDKHDTDPQPSLYIDPGMAFGTGSHATTALCLEALTRVLKPGQAVVDYGCGSGILGLSALMLGAKKACGVDIDETALVCAAQNAALNDIAVPEAFDIRHCEAETPPNCPIILANILAPVLIDLAPTLLKLCEPQGYLILSGLLEEQSPSVLSHYKNEAIVSEVLQRDEWIALILKKS, from the coding sequence ATGAGCTACTACCAACTTGCCATCGGGGCATTAAAATCAGAGCACGCCCAGGCTGTTGAAGACTATTTATTTGATACCCTGGGTGCCGACACAGTCACGGTATTAAAAAGCCAAGCAGGTTTGCTTGTCAGTAACAAAGACGACACACACCCCTTGCCCGACACCGTGACACTGCAGGCTATTTTCACGACAAAGCCACCTGAATCCGCCTTACAGGCCTTATACGAAGCACAGGGTATACCACCAGACAACGGCACCCTAAGTTGCCATGAGGACCAGGATTGGCAAACGAGCTTTCGCCAGCATTTCCAACCTATTTCGATTGCTGACCGCCTATGGATCAGACCTGTTTGGGATAAACATGACACGGACCCCCAGCCCTCGCTTTATATTGATCCGGGGATGGCGTTTGGCACCGGCAGTCATGCCACCACGGCACTTTGCCTTGAAGCCCTGACCCGAGTGCTCAAGCCCGGGCAAGCTGTTGTCGATTATGGCTGCGGATCCGGCATTCTTGGCCTGAGCGCACTGATGCTTGGCGCTAAGAAGGCCTGCGGCGTGGATATTGATGAAACCGCCCTGGTCTGTGCCGCCCAAAATGCTGCGCTCAACGATATCGCCGTGCCGGAAGCTTTTGATATCCGCCATTGCGAGGCCGAAACACCGCCAAATTGCCCAATCATTTTGGCCAATATTCTCGCGCCCGTACTCATCGACCTTGCGCCCACCCTGCTCAAACTGTGCGAACCTCAGGGTTATTTGATTTTGTCAGGCCTGCTTGAAGAACAGAGCCCCTCCGTCCTAAGTCATTATAAAAATGAAGCCATCGTAAGTGAAGTCCTACAGCGCGATGAGTGGATCGCTCTAATCTTAAAAAAGTCTTAA
- a CDS encoding ferrochelatase — MKESILLINLGTPTSPTRKDVASYLREFLMDRRVIDLPYLARSLLVKGIIAPFRSKQSAHAYQTIWTDQGSPLLTNSEALCEKLKPLLPEANIALGMRYGKPSITDALRDLLPCEELTILPLYPQYASSSSGTAIEAALEALKSREYLPSINIIHHFYTESFYVDAMGEHLRKNLSEQTYDHLLFSYHGLPVRAEEKLIKETESLQPSSSYRFQCEETSRLIAEKLELEKGGYSTSFQSRLGKLPWLEPYTSDTLKTLADQGVKNLAVCCPSFVADCLETLEEIGISLKADWETMTGGTFSLVPALNASEQWIAKLAEKLKS; from the coding sequence ATGAAAGAAAGCATTTTACTGATTAACCTTGGCACACCAACCTCTCCAACACGTAAAGATGTCGCGAGTTACCTTCGTGAATTTTTAATGGACCGTCGCGTCATTGACTTGCCTTACCTTGCAAGAAGCTTGCTGGTTAAAGGTATTATCGCCCCATTTCGCTCAAAGCAATCAGCACACGCCTATCAAACTATCTGGACAGATCAAGGCTCACCCTTGTTGACGAACTCAGAAGCCTTATGTGAAAAACTCAAACCCCTATTGCCAGAGGCGAATATTGCACTGGGTATGCGCTATGGCAAGCCATCAATTACCGATGCTTTGCGCGATCTGTTGCCCTGCGAGGAACTCACGATTTTACCGCTTTACCCGCAATATGCATCGTCCAGCAGTGGAACCGCCATTGAAGCCGCACTTGAGGCACTTAAATCACGCGAGTACCTACCGAGCATTAATATCATTCATCACTTTTACACAGAAAGTTTTTATGTTGATGCCATGGGTGAACACCTTCGCAAAAACTTAAGCGAACAAACTTACGACCACTTACTTTTTAGTTACCATGGTTTACCTGTGCGCGCCGAAGAAAAGTTGATCAAAGAAACCGAAAGCTTACAACCCAGCAGCAGCTATCGTTTTCAGTGCGAAGAAACTTCTCGTTTGATTGCAGAAAAGCTCGAACTCGAAAAAGGTGGCTATTCCACAAGCTTTCAATCGCGACTCGGAAAATTACCCTGGCTTGAACCTTATACGAGCGACACACTCAAAACACTGGCCGACCAAGGCGTAAAAAATCTCGCTGTGTGCTGCCCTTCGTTTGTGGCTGATTGCCTAGAAACATTAGAAGAAATCGGCATAAGCCTAAAGGCTGATTGGGAAACCATGACCGGCGGGACATTCTCCCTGGTGCCTGCTTTAAATGCTTCTGAACAGTGGATTGCAAAACTGGCAGAGAAATTAAAGAGCTAG
- the accB gene encoding acetyl-CoA carboxylase, biotin carboxyl carrier protein: MDIRKVKKLIELIDETGVAEIEIKEGEESVRISRGVSSPMHYAVPPAPMPVSQAPAATPAPTANTEEPKNAALSGHEVKSPMVGTFYTSASPEAPVFVDVGQHVNKGDVLCIVEAMKMFNQIEADVSGKLVARLVENGEPVEYGETLFVIEEH, encoded by the coding sequence ATGGACATTCGTAAAGTTAAAAAATTAATTGAGCTCATCGACGAAACAGGCGTCGCCGAAATTGAAATCAAAGAAGGCGAAGAGTCCGTGCGCATTAGCCGTGGCGTGTCTTCACCTATGCACTACGCAGTCCCACCAGCACCGATGCCGGTATCACAAGCGCCAGCCGCAACACCTGCACCAACAGCAAACACTGAAGAACCCAAAAACGCGGCCCTCTCTGGGCACGAAGTCAAATCTCCGATGGTCGGCACATTCTACACCTCAGCCTCGCCCGAAGCTCCCGTGTTTGTCGACGTCGGCCAACACGTGAACAAAGGTGATGTGCTTTGTATCGTTGAAGCCATGAAAATGTTTAACCAAATCGAAGCCGATGTGTCAGGCAAGCTGGTTGCGCGCTTGGTTGAAAACGGTGAACCTGTAGAATACGGCGAAACCTTGTTTGTGATAGAAGAACACTAG
- a CDS encoding sulfurtransferase: MSQISPEFQVLCDQARSRVQEITIQELNRRISETDEALTILDVREDYEWDEGRIFGAVHCGRGLLEFMINKLLPDTSVNIVVYCRSGNRSLLAADRLKQLGYTHVVSLQGGITAWAEAGYAVDGEVLDDERQLAMLKSE, translated from the coding sequence ATGAGCCAGATATCACCAGAGTTCCAAGTGTTATGTGATCAAGCCAGGTCCCGCGTACAAGAAATCACCATCCAGGAGCTGAATCGACGGATTTCAGAGACGGATGAGGCTTTGACCATCCTGGATGTTCGTGAGGATTATGAGTGGGATGAGGGCCGCATCTTCGGCGCTGTGCACTGTGGTCGAGGTCTGTTGGAATTTATGATTAATAAATTATTGCCTGACACCTCAGTTAACATCGTCGTCTATTGCCGCAGTGGAAACCGTTCTTTGTTGGCGGCCGATCGCCTCAAGCAGCTCGGTTATACCCATGTGGTTTCCTTGCAAGGGGGTATCACCGCTTGGGCGGAGGCGGGCTATGCCGTCGATGGCGAGGTTTTAGACGACGAACGCCAACTGGCGATGCTGAAAAGCGAGTAA